In Lactiplantibacillus pentosus, the sequence CAACTCGTCACCATCCAAATACGCTTGATTGAATCGTTTGACGGGTGAATGCGCACTGTCTGGCTGGCGAGCCGTCATGTAACTAGACCCTAAATCCATGATTGCCTGGTTAAAATCGCCTGGCCGGTCGTGCGGTATAATCCGACTAATGACTTGCTCAAATAACGCACGGGTCTGCGGTTTGGCAATATCCGCGTCGATTTTTAATAAGCGGCTAAAGACACGGTACGCATTACCATCAACGGCCGGTACCGGCTCATTAAAAGCGATACTGGCAATCGCGCCCGCCGTGTAGGGGCCAATCCCAATCAGGTCCGTCAACGCTGCGGCTGTACGTGGCCACTGCCCATCATAATCTGTCAGCAGCTGGTTGGCACACCGTTGCATGTTCCGCACACGTGAGTAGTAACCGAGCCCTTCCCACGCCTTCAATAATTGGGATTCTGGGGCGGCTGCCAAATCGGCGATGGTTGGAAATAGGGTCATGAAACGCTGATAGTACGGGATCACCGTTTGAACTTGCGTCTGTTGTAGCATGATCTCCGATACCCAGACGTGATAGGGCTCATGGTCATGGCGCCACGGCAAGTCCCGGCCTTCTTCATCAAACCAAGCCAGTAGCGTTGTTTGAAAATCCTTAATGGTTGCTGCATCCCACTCAATCATTGCGTTCCTCCAAAAAAGGCCCGGTGCTTCGTCATCCGAAGTCCGCGGCCGTTATCGTTCTAAGTTATTAATCTAACGTATGTGCAAGGTCAACTAACGTCTTTTCATAATGGTCAGTGACACTTTCATCCTGAAAATCAGCGTTAAATACCGCTAATGTCAGATACTCTGGATATTTTAAAATCACGGTTGCTAATTGATTATTGATTTCTGGGTACTTGTCATCCTCGTTGTTCAAAATATCCAAACTAGCTTGGTAACAGACGTTCGCTAAAAATAAGTAATCAACAAAATAATTAAATCCCGGTTCGTTCTTTAATTCAAAATGCGCCTCAACATCCACCGTTTCCTTAATATTGGTTAAATACTTCGTTACGATTTCTTGATACTGACGCAACAACTCCGCCTTTGCTTCTGCATGTACCGCTGCCATAAGTTATCCCCACCTAATTTGATCTCTGTGAAGATTATAGCATACGAC encodes:
- the mutY gene encoding A/G-specific adenine glycosylase, whose product is MIEWDAATIKDFQTTLLAWFDEEGRDLPWRHDHEPYHVWVSEIMLQQTQVQTVIPYYQRFMTLFPTIADLAAAPESQLLKAWEGLGYYSRVRNMQRCANQLLTDYDGQWPRTAAALTDLIGIGPYTAGAIASIAFNEPVPAVDGNAYRVFSRLLKIDADIAKPQTRALFEQVISRIIPHDRPGDFNQAIMDLGSSYMTARQPDSAHSPVKRFNQAYLDGDELAYPVKTKKPRPKPIAYVAVLAQMQDHWLMTQRPSNGMLANLWTVPLIPIEELDLDEDYQPADLVAAVETYFKQEYRLTLTAHYLDKRPVTHTFTHQKWTIQGVGGEVMLGDLAYFAGKAVTTAERQQLPMPKVQEKIFTRYLSD